A region of Selenomonadales bacterium 4137-cl DNA encodes the following proteins:
- the nifD gene encoding nitrogenase molybdenum-iron protein alpha chain, which translates to MAMTLEQISEMLAKYPSKVEKNRKKHIIIKDSSADRQEIEANTRTIPGIITNRGCAYAGCKGVVLGPLKDMVHITHGPIGCGYYSWGTRRNKARADEPGQEFLNYCVSTDMQESDIVFGGEKKLAKVIDEVAGIFKPKAITVSATCPVGLIGDDINAVARAAEERLGIPILAFSCEGYKGVSQSAGHHIANNGLVERVIGAGDREEAAGKYPINLLGEYNIGGDSWEIERILDEIGYTVVSVMTGNGSYEDLKNAHTAELNLVQCHRSINYIAGMLETKYGTPWLKVNFIGVAATAESLRNMARYFDDPALTARTEEIIARELARVEPQIEQYRKLCEGKTAFCFVGGSRGHHYQGLFAELGIDTVLAGYEFAHRDDYEGRQVIPEIKTDADSKNIPDLHVTADERRFRLKVSPEKLAELQRQIPLSFYAGMQVDMADGTIMVDDLNHYETEEFIKLLKPDIFASGIKDKYVVQKMGIPAKQLHSYDYSGPYAGFGGAVNFARDVSMGFVSPTWNFIVPPWKEEPLLTGSVTEEGVA; encoded by the coding sequence ATGGCCATGACTCTGGAGCAAATCAGCGAAATGCTGGCCAAATACCCTTCCAAAGTGGAAAAGAACCGCAAGAAGCACATCATCATCAAAGATTCGTCGGCCGACCGGCAGGAGATAGAAGCGAACACCCGCACCATTCCGGGCATCATCACCAACCGCGGCTGCGCCTACGCCGGCTGCAAGGGCGTCGTCCTCGGCCCGCTCAAGGATATGGTCCACATCACCCACGGACCAATCGGCTGCGGCTACTATTCCTGGGGCACCCGCCGCAACAAGGCGCGAGCAGATGAACCGGGCCAGGAATTCCTGAATTACTGCGTATCGACCGACATGCAGGAGAGCGATATCGTATTCGGCGGCGAGAAGAAGCTGGCGAAAGTGATCGACGAGGTGGCCGGGATATTCAAACCCAAGGCGATCACCGTATCGGCCACCTGCCCGGTCGGCCTTATCGGCGACGACATCAACGCCGTGGCCAGGGCCGCCGAGGAACGGCTCGGCATCCCCATCCTGGCGTTCAGCTGCGAAGGCTACAAGGGGGTCAGCCAGTCGGCCGGCCATCACATCGCCAACAACGGCCTGGTGGAAAGGGTGATCGGCGCCGGCGACCGCGAGGAAGCCGCCGGCAAGTACCCCATCAACCTTCTCGGCGAGTACAACATCGGCGGCGACAGTTGGGAGATCGAACGGATCCTCGACGAAATCGGCTACACCGTGGTGTCGGTCATGACAGGCAACGGTTCCTACGAGGACCTCAAGAACGCCCACACCGCCGAGCTTAACCTTGTGCAGTGCCACCGCTCGATCAACTACATCGCCGGCATGCTTGAGACCAAGTACGGCACCCCGTGGCTGAAGGTCAACTTCATCGGCGTCGCGGCCACCGCCGAGTCGCTCAGGAACATGGCCCGCTACTTCGACGACCCGGCCCTCACCGCCCGCACCGAGGAGATCATCGCCCGCGAACTGGCCCGCGTCGAGCCGCAGATCGAGCAGTACCGCAAGCTGTGCGAGGGCAAAACGGCCTTCTGCTTCGTGGGCGGCTCCCGCGGCCACCATTACCAGGGGCTTTTCGCCGAACTGGGCATCGACACGGTGCTGGCCGGCTACGAATTCGCCCACAGAGACGACTACGAGGGGCGGCAGGTCATCCCCGAAATCAAGACCGACGCCGACTCGAAAAACATCCCCGACCTCCACGTCACCGCCGACGAGCGCCGTTTCCGGCTCAAGGTGTCGCCGGAGAAGCTGGCCGAGCTCCAGCGGCAGATCCCCCTCAGTTTCTACGCCGGCATGCAGGTCGACATGGCCGACGGCACGATCATGGTCGACGACCTCAACCACTACGAGACCGAGGAATTCATCAAGCTCCTCAAGCCCGACATTTTCGCCTCCGGCATCAAGGACAAGTATGTCGTCCAGAAAATGGGCATCCCGGCCAAGCAGCTGCATTCGTACGACTACAGCGGCCCCTACGCCGGTTTTGGCGGCGCGGTCAACTTCGCCCGCGACGTGTCGATGGGCTTCGTTTCCCCCACCTGGAACTTTATCGTTCCCCCCTGGAAAGAAGAGCCGCTTTTGACCGGCTCGGTAACCGAGGAAGGAGTGGCCTGA
- a CDS encoding P-II family nitrogen regulator — protein sequence MKEIIAVIRMNKTNAMKRALVEAGVAGFTATKVLGRGKLVEDQSVIAERKARLLALAGDEVEPAETEQLVDGFLDGSRLFPRRMFTVMAHDEDVPRIVDAVMKANRTTNKVGDGKIFVLPVLDAVRVRTGEAGDAAL from the coding sequence ATGAAAGAGATAATCGCGGTCATCCGCATGAACAAGACCAACGCCATGAAACGGGCCCTGGTCGAGGCCGGAGTGGCCGGCTTCACCGCCACGAAGGTGCTGGGCCGGGGCAAGCTGGTCGAAGATCAGTCGGTCATCGCCGAACGCAAGGCGAGGCTGCTCGCCCTGGCCGGCGACGAGGTCGAGCCGGCGGAGACCGAGCAGCTCGTCGACGGCTTCCTCGACGGCTCGCGGCTCTTCCCCCGGCGGATGTTCACCGTCATGGCCCATGACGAGGACGTCCCCCGCATCGTCGACGCCGTCATGAAAGCCAACCGCACAACCAACAAAGTAGGCGACGGCAAAATCTTCGTCCTGCCCGTCCTCGACGCCGTCCGCGTGCGCACCGGCGAGGCCGGCGACGCCGCCCTGTAA
- a CDS encoding P-II family nitrogen regulator — protein sequence MLLIRAIVRPEKKDEVLSELSRAGFHAATVVDVVGRGKQKGIKIGGIVYDEIPKSLILMAVRDEDKDDVIRTVLAAAKTSEKGAYGDGKVFVSPIEEAYTISSGAKGL from the coding sequence ATGCTACTCATTCGCGCGATCGTCAGGCCGGAGAAGAAGGACGAAGTGCTGTCCGAATTATCGCGGGCCGGTTTCCACGCCGCCACCGTAGTCGACGTCGTCGGCCGCGGCAAGCAGAAGGGCATCAAGATCGGCGGCATCGTATACGACGAAATCCCCAAAAGCCTCATCCTCATGGCCGTCCGCGACGAGGATAAGGACGACGTTATCCGCACGGTGCTGGCAGCGGCCAAAACCAGCGAAAAAGGCGCCTACGGCGACGGCAAGGTGTTCGTCAGCCCGATCGAGGAGGCTTACACCATCTCCAGCGGCGCCAAGGGCCTGTAG
- the nifH gene encoding nitrogenase iron protein, which translates to MRQVAIYGKGGIGKSTTTQNTVAALAEAGKKVMVVGCDPKADSTRLLLGGLCQKTVLDTLRDEGDDIELDAILKPGFKDTRCVESGGPEPGVGCAGRGIITSINLLESLGAYTPDLDYVFYDVLGDVVCGGFAMPIREGKAEEIYIVASGELMALYAANNIAKGIKKYATNGKVRLGGIICNSRKVDNEYALLKAFAEEIGSQLIHFVPRDNIVQRAEINKKTVIDFDPEAGQAAEYRKLAEAIDGNQLFVIPKPMTQDRLEELMMQHGFLDAIA; encoded by the coding sequence ATGCGACAAGTGGCTATATACGGTAAAGGCGGCATCGGCAAATCGACGACCACCCAGAATACGGTGGCGGCTCTCGCCGAAGCCGGCAAAAAAGTAATGGTGGTCGGCTGCGACCCGAAAGCAGACTCGACCCGCCTGCTCCTGGGCGGACTGTGTCAGAAGACAGTGCTCGACACGCTTCGCGACGAAGGCGACGACATCGAGCTCGACGCTATTTTGAAGCCCGGCTTCAAAGACACCCGCTGCGTCGAGTCGGGCGGCCCCGAGCCCGGCGTCGGCTGCGCCGGCCGCGGCATCATCACCTCCATCAACCTGCTGGAGTCGCTCGGGGCGTATACCCCCGACCTCGACTACGTATTTTACGACGTTCTCGGCGACGTCGTCTGCGGCGGCTTCGCGATGCCCATCCGCGAGGGCAAGGCCGAGGAGATCTACATCGTCGCCTCGGGCGAGCTCATGGCGCTGTACGCCGCCAACAACATCGCCAAAGGCATCAAGAAGTACGCGACCAACGGCAAGGTCCGCCTGGGCGGCATCATCTGCAACAGCCGCAAGGTTGACAACGAGTACGCCCTTCTCAAGGCGTTCGCCGAGGAAATCGGCTCCCAACTCATCCACTTCGTCCCCCGCGACAACATCGTGCAGCGGGCCGAGATCAACAAAAAAACGGTCATCGACTTCGACCCCGAGGCCGGCCAGGCGGCCGAATACCGCAAGCTCGCCGAGGCCATCGACGGCAACCAGCTGTTCGTCATCCCCAAGCCCATGACCCAGGACCGGCTGGAAGAACTGATGATGCAGCACGGTTTTCTCGACGCGATTGCTTAA
- a CDS encoding methyltransferase, with product MDCRPLYEPLPIDPGPVLDIAEGNQLYQAVAVACRFGLFAALSEKQSAAELAANSGLDGAAVARLLDVLAHAGLLDEQDGSYKTAPAAEAYLRPTALLYLGHLFPAGFAPESFGGLLADCLQGGCRESPEPGWNPEQLRQIGVSGLNGSIQATVAAVDLAGAARLLDLGGGHGFYSIALAQKYPALAVTLFDLPQVVGLAGEYVRKFGLADRIGLVAGDFLKEAIGADYDAVLCANILHSTKRATVLAKVWQALNPGGRIIVKCRVADCRPTLTTALGKLVWLVRGNRELHDGATWHGFLEQQGFKDVKTINIHGLFATMTGVKK from the coding sequence ATGGATTGCAGACCATTGTACGAACCGCTGCCGATCGACCCCGGCCCCGTCCTGGATATCGCCGAGGGCAACCAGCTTTATCAGGCGGTGGCGGTCGCCTGCCGGTTCGGCCTGTTCGCGGCGCTGAGCGAGAAGCAATCGGCGGCGGAGCTTGCGGCGAACAGCGGCCTGGACGGAGCGGCCGTCGCCAGGTTGCTGGATGTGCTCGCGCACGCGGGCTTGCTTGACGAGCAGGACGGAAGCTATAAAACAGCCCCGGCGGCCGAAGCCTACCTGCGGCCCACCGCCCTGCTCTATCTCGGCCATCTGTTTCCGGCCGGCTTCGCGCCGGAGTCTTTCGGCGGGCTGCTGGCCGACTGCCTGCAGGGCGGCTGCCGGGAAAGCCCGGAACCGGGCTGGAACCCGGAGCAGCTGCGCCAGATCGGCGTGTCCGGCCTCAACGGCTCCATCCAGGCCACCGTCGCCGCGGTCGACCTCGCCGGCGCCGCCCGGCTGCTCGATCTGGGCGGCGGACACGGGTTCTACAGTATTGCCTTGGCGCAGAAATACCCCGCTCTTGCGGTCACGCTGTTCGACCTTCCGCAGGTCGTGGGCCTGGCCGGCGAGTATGTCCGCAAGTTCGGGCTGGCCGACAGGATCGGCCTGGTGGCGGGCGACTTCCTGAAGGAAGCGATCGGCGCCGACTACGACGCCGTGCTGTGCGCCAACATTCTCCATAGCACGAAGCGGGCTACGGTGCTGGCAAAGGTCTGGCAGGCCCTCAATCCGGGCGGCCGGATCATCGTCAAGTGCCGCGTGGCCGATTGCCGGCCCACGCTGACGACCGCCCTCGGAAAGCTCGTCTGGCTGGTGCGCGGCAACAGGGAGCTTCATGACGGGGCGACCTGGCACGGCTTTTTGGAGCAGCAAGGTTTTAAAGACGTAAAAACCATCAATATCCACGGCCTGTTCGCCACAATGACAGGCGTGAAAAAATGA
- a CDS encoding FmdE family protein yields MNKDYPQDLQEAIEFHGHFCPGLAIGYRAAKAALEKLAAARAGDEELVAIVETDACGVDAVQSLLGCTMGKGNLIYKDYGKQVYTVASRKQGKAVRVALKPDAFPQPPGADALRAAVFGGTASAEQRKEFQQLQQARIGRLLAANTDELFKVEWVDMPLPQPARIFGSVVCGFCGEAVMEPRARLQDGKIACLSCHEEYTRGW; encoded by the coding sequence ATGAACAAGGACTACCCACAGGATTTGCAGGAAGCGATCGAATTTCACGGGCATTTCTGCCCCGGACTGGCGATCGGCTACCGGGCGGCGAAGGCCGCGCTCGAGAAATTGGCGGCGGCCAGGGCGGGCGATGAGGAGCTGGTAGCCATCGTCGAAACCGACGCCTGCGGCGTCGATGCCGTGCAGTCGCTGCTGGGCTGCACGATGGGCAAGGGCAATCTCATTTACAAGGACTACGGCAAGCAGGTGTACACCGTCGCCAGCCGCAAGCAGGGCAAGGCCGTCCGCGTGGCGTTGAAGCCGGACGCTTTTCCCCAGCCGCCCGGCGCGGACGCCCTGCGCGCCGCTGTTTTCGGCGGCACGGCTTCGGCGGAGCAGCGCAAGGAGTTCCAGCAGTTGCAGCAGGCGAGAATCGGCCGTCTGCTGGCGGCGAATACCGATGAGCTGTTTAAGGTGGAGTGGGTCGATATGCCGTTGCCGCAGCCGGCGAGGATATTTGGCTCGGTGGTGTGCGGTTTCTGCGGCGAGGCGGTTATGGAGCCCCGCGCCCGCCTGCAGGACGGCAAGATCGCCTGCCTGTCCTGCCATGAAGAATATACGCGGGGGTGGTAA
- a CDS encoding ABC transporter substrate-binding protein: protein MRHRRLLLGLAVFFVAAIGLLLYHLSSSPGLGGGRQAATLKIASEDYGFPSPYTFYPRGPGYLRMSLLFDTLVWKDAQGVIPWLCERYEVSPDGREWSFFLRAGVKWQDGRPLTAADVKFTFDYIRSHPHAWFSRETGVIKSVEAVSPRQVKFTLKSAYAPFLTNIAGTVPVLPQHIWRDVADPMKFTADAAAVGSGPFKLAKYDKATSLYIYEANPGYFRGRVKIDRLIFSRPGQPLLAFKNGEVDAFNPDVDQVAVLKNAKDVKIIEGSGFWVCRLMFNLSQAPFDRPEFRRAVAHALNLPELVARATHNGAIPGNPGYVPPELGEWYNPRVAAYPFDPRRAGDLLAGLGYSVIGPDGIRSTPGGERLSFDLLTLPQGHEGEIVKSMLAAAGIEVRVTALEKATHDQLIDSGQYQLAVNGHGGLGGDPVFLMQLTRPLTTAGTNTTLYANPEYLRLARLQTKLTDRGARRAAVFAMQEMLADDLPTIPLYYRKMYFAYRPGKLDGWFYTPGGIALGIPTELNKLVFIESR, encoded by the coding sequence TTGAGGCACCGTAGGCTGCTGCTGGGCCTGGCGGTATTTTTCGTCGCGGCCATCGGGCTTTTACTCTACCACTTGTCGAGCTCACCCGGACTGGGCGGCGGCAGGCAGGCCGCCACGCTGAAGATCGCTTCCGAGGACTACGGCTTTCCGTCGCCCTATACCTTTTATCCGCGCGGCCCTGGGTACCTGAGGATGTCGCTGTTGTTCGACACCTTGGTGTGGAAGGATGCGCAGGGCGTTATTCCCTGGCTGTGCGAGCGCTACGAAGTCTCCCCGGACGGCCGCGAATGGTCGTTTTTCCTCCGCGCGGGCGTGAAGTGGCAGGACGGCCGGCCGCTCACCGCCGCAGACGTCAAGTTCACGTTCGACTACATCCGCAGCCATCCCCACGCCTGGTTCAGCCGCGAAACCGGCGTGATAAAGTCTGTCGAGGCCGTTAGCCCCCGGCAGGTCAAGTTTACGCTCAAGAGCGCGTACGCGCCCTTCCTGACCAATATCGCCGGCACTGTGCCCGTATTGCCCCAACACATCTGGCGGGACGTGGCCGACCCGATGAAGTTCACCGCCGACGCCGCCGCCGTCGGCAGCGGCCCCTTCAAGCTGGCGAAGTACGACAAGGCAACCTCCCTCTACATATACGAGGCCAACCCAGGATACTTCCGGGGCAGGGTCAAGATCGACCGCCTGATATTTTCCCGGCCGGGACAGCCGCTGCTGGCGTTCAAAAACGGCGAGGTCGACGCCTTCAATCCCGACGTTGACCAGGTCGCCGTGCTGAAGAACGCCAAGGATGTCAAAATAATCGAGGGCAGCGGCTTCTGGGTGTGCCGCCTCATGTTCAACCTATCGCAGGCTCCTTTCGACCGGCCCGAGTTCCGCCGGGCCGTCGCCCATGCCCTCAATCTGCCGGAGCTCGTAGCCCGGGCCACCCATAACGGCGCCATCCCCGGCAACCCCGGCTACGTCCCCCCCGAACTCGGCGAGTGGTATAATCCCCGCGTCGCCGCTTATCCCTTCGACCCCCGACGAGCCGGCGACCTGCTGGCGGGGCTCGGTTACAGCGTGATAGGCCCGGACGGGATACGTTCGACTCCCGGCGGCGAACGCCTGAGCTTTGACCTGCTGACGCTGCCTCAGGGCCACGAAGGTGAAATCGTCAAGAGCATGCTGGCGGCGGCCGGTATCGAGGTGAGGGTCACGGCGCTGGAGAAAGCGACCCATGACCAGCTTATCGACAGCGGCCAATACCAACTGGCGGTAAACGGCCACGGCGGCCTGGGCGGCGACCCGGTTTTCCTGATGCAGCTCACCAGGCCGCTGACGACGGCGGGCACCAACACGACTCTGTACGCCAACCCCGAATACCTTCGCCTGGCCCGCCTGCAGACTAAGCTGACCGACCGGGGCGCGCGCCGCGCGGCGGTGTTCGCCATGCAGGAAATGCTGGCCGACGATCTGCCCACTATTCCCCTATATTACCGCAAGATGTACTTCGCCTACCGCCCCGGCAAGCTGGACGGCTGGTTCTACACGCCGGGCGGCATTGCCTTGGGCATCCCGACCGAGCTCAACAAGCTAGTGTTTATAGAATCGCGCTAG
- a CDS encoding ABC transporter permease, whose product MSCAFDKETERRLAKKKLHFLQHKLLDYLVTIGFVVIINFLLPRLLPGDPFAQLSGLGAGADFAVSLDAASEAALREYYGLDKPLGAQFVHYLQNLLTGNLGYAYYFKAPVGQLLAERLPWSLLLLLTSILLASVVGIACGVFAAWRRGTAWDHGLRGLLLGMRTVPPFFLGSLLLLIFSVKGQWFPVSGAFSVDTAGASGLARLKDIIWHLALPAATLTLAELSGNFMLTRSAMLDTLREDYITFGRARGLSESRLMFGHALPNALLPVITHTGLRLGLASGIVIYVEKIFGYPGIGMFMYEALAGRDFQVLQGGFLVISLTVLLLNLTVDILYAYLDPRVEVS is encoded by the coding sequence ATGAGTTGCGCTTTCGACAAGGAGACCGAACGCCGGTTGGCAAAAAAGAAGCTGCATTTTCTGCAGCACAAGCTTCTGGATTACCTGGTCACGATCGGCTTCGTCGTGATCATCAACTTCCTGCTGCCGAGGCTGCTGCCGGGCGACCCGTTCGCCCAGCTTAGCGGCCTCGGCGCCGGCGCCGATTTCGCCGTCAGCCTCGACGCCGCCAGCGAGGCGGCCCTCCGCGAGTATTACGGACTGGACAAGCCTCTTGGGGCGCAGTTTGTCCATTATCTGCAGAACCTGCTTACCGGCAATCTCGGTTATGCTTATTATTTTAAGGCTCCGGTCGGCCAGCTGCTGGCCGAGCGCCTGCCGTGGAGCTTGCTGCTGCTGCTGACAAGCATTCTGCTGGCTTCGGTTGTCGGCATCGCCTGCGGGGTTTTTGCCGCCTGGCGGCGCGGGACGGCATGGGACCATGGCCTGCGGGGGCTGCTGCTCGGCATGCGGACAGTCCCGCCGTTTTTTCTCGGCAGTCTGCTGCTCCTGATTTTCAGCGTCAAGGGACAGTGGTTTCCCGTCTCCGGCGCTTTCAGCGTCGATACCGCCGGCGCCTCCGGCCTGGCCCGCCTGAAAGATATTATCTGGCATCTGGCGCTGCCGGCCGCGACTTTGACCCTCGCCGAGCTTTCCGGCAATTTCATGCTGACCCGCAGTGCGATGCTCGATACGCTGCGGGAGGACTACATTACTTTCGGCCGCGCCCGCGGCCTGAGCGAGAGCCGGCTGATGTTCGGCCACGCCCTGCCGAACGCCCTGCTGCCGGTGATAACCCACACTGGCCTGCGGTTGGGTCTGGCGAGCGGTATCGTGATTTATGTCGAAAAGATCTTCGGCTACCCGGGAATAGGGATGTTCATGTACGAGGCGCTGGCAGGCCGGGATTTCCAGGTCCTGCAGGGCGGCTTCCTGGTGATTAGCCTCACAGTGCTGCTGCTCAACCTGACCGTCGATATTCTATATGCGTATCTCGATCCGCGCGTGGAGGTGAGCTAG
- a CDS encoding ABC transporter permease, with translation MSRTAILGGALLALFALVAVFAPLLAPFSPLAYSGAPLEPPSLRHLLGTDGTGQDILSQLIYGGRVSLLVGLCAALGGIMLGAGLGMAAGVYGGLTDRFVMRFVDIFLTIPHLPLMVLLAAHFRPQLSTTIAVLIFFSLPVEARLVRSQVLSLRQREFLDAARLAGATKFYLLRRYILPELVPLLLAQVVIRTSWAILAESGLAFLGLGDPTAKSWGIMLKQALDYQAIYFTPAWQWWLLPPGLCITALIMALTTTGYALEEKFNPTLSEVKR, from the coding sequence GTGTCACGGACGGCAATTCTCGGCGGCGCGCTGCTCGCCTTATTCGCGCTGGTCGCCGTCTTCGCGCCCCTGCTGGCGCCCTTTTCGCCGCTCGCTTACAGCGGGGCGCCTCTCGAGCCTCCCAGTTTGCGCCACCTGCTCGGGACCGACGGCACCGGCCAGGATATTCTGAGCCAGCTTATCTACGGCGGCAGGGTGTCGCTTCTGGTGGGGCTGTGCGCCGCGCTGGGCGGCATAATGCTGGGCGCCGGCCTGGGCATGGCCGCGGGTGTTTACGGCGGCCTGACCGACCGGTTCGTCATGCGGTTCGTCGATATTTTCCTGACCATTCCCCATCTGCCGTTGATGGTGCTGCTGGCCGCCCATTTCCGGCCGCAGCTTTCCACGACCATCGCCGTCCTGATATTTTTTTCGCTGCCGGTCGAGGCCAGACTTGTCCGCTCCCAGGTGCTGTCGCTCAGGCAGCGCGAGTTCCTCGACGCCGCCAGGCTGGCGGGGGCTACGAAATTCTATCTGCTGCGCCGCTATATTCTGCCGGAGCTTGTTCCGCTGCTGCTGGCCCAGGTTGTCATCCGCACGAGCTGGGCCATTCTCGCCGAGTCGGGGCTCGCCTTTCTCGGGCTCGGCGATCCGACGGCCAAGAGCTGGGGCATTATGCTCAAACAGGCTCTGGATTATCAGGCGATTTATTTTACGCCGGCCTGGCAATGGTGGCTGCTGCCGCCGGGCCTCTGCATAACGGCGCTGATCATGGCCCTGACGACGACCGGCTACGCCCTGGAGGAAAAGTTCAACCCCACCCTGAGCGAGGTGAAACGATGA
- a CDS encoding ABC transporter ATP-binding protein: MSLLAVENLTVSYLSRGGAFPALRNFSCRVAAGDTVGVIGESGAGKTTLALALLGLLGDRAVIESGSIVFGGTELTKLTAGEWRKYRGGRLALIPQASQNIWNPVLTVGHQLAEHIEHHLGISRSDAVRQAAAALREMGLEETVLASYPHQLSGGMRQRAAIAAACAVNPACIIADECTNSLDVRYQNDVLQALENLRQARGTAMVVISHDLAVIARLCRKTYVLLAGETVEAGLTADILRSPVHPYARRMVADTCSFLASLPAAGKEV; this comes from the coding sequence ATGAGCCTGCTGGCCGTGGAAAACCTCACCGTCAGCTACCTGAGCCGCGGCGGCGCTTTCCCCGCCCTGCGGAATTTTTCCTGCCGGGTGGCGGCAGGCGATACGGTCGGCGTCATCGGCGAGTCGGGAGCCGGCAAGACGACTCTGGCGCTGGCGCTGCTCGGCCTTTTGGGCGACCGGGCGGTGATCGAGTCCGGCTCGATCGTTTTCGGCGGAACGGAGTTGACCAAACTGACGGCCGGCGAGTGGCGAAAGTACCGGGGAGGCCGGCTGGCCCTCATACCCCAGGCGTCGCAGAATATTTGGAACCCGGTGCTGACTGTCGGCCATCAGCTCGCCGAGCATATCGAGCACCACCTCGGCATCTCCCGCAGCGACGCCGTACGGCAGGCGGCCGCTGCGCTGCGGGAGATGGGTCTTGAAGAAACAGTGCTTGCTTCCTATCCGCACCAGCTGAGCGGCGGCATGCGGCAACGGGCGGCGATCGCCGCCGCCTGCGCCGTCAATCCCGCCTGCATCATCGCCGACGAATGCACCAATTCTCTCGATGTCCGTTATCAGAACGACGTACTGCAGGCCCTCGAAAACCTGCGTCAGGCGCGCGGCACTGCCATGGTGGTGATTTCCCACGACCTGGCGGTCATCGCCAGGTTGTGCCGGAAAACTTATGTATTGCTTGCGGGGGAGACGGTCGAGGCCGGCCTGACGGCAGATATTCTGCGCTCGCCTGTCCATCCTTACGCGCGGCGGATGGTCGCCGATACCTGCAGTTTTCTGGCCAGTCTGCCGGCCGCGGGGAAGGAAGTGTGA
- a CDS encoding dipeptide/oligopeptide/nickel ABC transporter ATP-binding protein, whose product MTEPIIRITEVTKSFPRHHQPPHIVLNRVSFAVGAGEIIGLIGESGSGKSTLARIIAGLTAPDGGAVDWPGDRDDGGLRAQMIFQNPYASLYRGMTVRELVAEPLVIQNKKAADRGEAVRQALRQVVLPDDDGFLGRYPQQLSGGQRQRVAIARALAGRPRLLVADEPTSMLDVPVQKEITDLLLALNRQTRLSILFITHDLALAAYACSRLVVLAQGKVAEEGETAAVVSRPRSPETAGLLENARRLHDGCLRLLTDVTASHP is encoded by the coding sequence TTGACTGAGCCCATTATCAGGATAACCGAAGTTACGAAGAGTTTCCCGCGCCACCATCAGCCGCCCCACATTGTGCTGAACCGGGTTTCGTTCGCGGTCGGCGCAGGGGAGATAATCGGCCTTATCGGCGAGAGCGGCAGCGGCAAATCGACGCTGGCGAGGATAATCGCCGGGCTGACGGCGCCGGACGGCGGCGCCGTCGATTGGCCGGGCGACCGTGATGACGGAGGACTGCGGGCCCAGATGATTTTTCAGAACCCGTACGCCTCGCTGTACCGGGGCATGACCGTCCGCGAGCTCGTCGCCGAGCCGCTGGTCATCCAAAACAAAAAGGCCGCCGACCGCGGCGAGGCGGTGCGGCAGGCGCTGCGGCAGGTGGTGCTGCCTGACGATGACGGGTTTCTCGGCCGCTATCCCCAGCAGCTGAGCGGCGGGCAGCGCCAGCGGGTCGCCATCGCCAGGGCCCTCGCGGGCAGACCGCGCCTGCTCGTCGCCGACGAGCCGACGTCGATGCTTGATGTCCCGGTGCAGAAGGAAATAACCGATCTGTTGTTGGCGCTTAACCGCCAAACACGCCTGTCCATTCTGTTCATAACCCACGATCTGGCGCTCGCCGCCTATGCCTGCAGCCGCCTGGTCGTGCTGGCGCAGGGAAAGGTGGCCGAAGAAGGCGAAACCGCCGCTGTCGTCAGCCGCCCGCGAAGCCCGGAAACCGCCGGGCTGCTTGAAAACGCCCGCCGGCTGCACGATGGCTGCCTACGGCTCCTCACCGACGTAACCGCCTCTCACCCTTGA